CCGAACGCCTACGTCCGCGGCGCGACGCTGATCGGCGAGGGCGCGTCGGTCGGCAACGCCGTCGAGATCGAGAACAGCGTTCTCTCACGTGACACCTCGGTCAGCCACCTCTCGTACGTCGGCGACAGCGTCCTCGGACGCGACGTCAACTTCGGCGCGGGGACGACGGTCGCGAACCGACGCCACGACGGGGCGATCGTCGAACTCACCGTCAAGGGCGAGCGCGTCCCGACGGGGCGACGCGAGTTCGGCGTCGTCGCCGGCGACGGCGCCAAGACCGGTATCAACTCGAGTCTGACCCCCGGGCTGAAACTCGCCACGGGAGCGACGACGCGGCCCGGCGAGGTCGTCGAACGCGACGGGTAGCGCGTCGCGGACCGCCGGTCCGTCGCGTCGACGGGTCGACGGCGTTTAACCGGCGGGGCGAGCATCGAAGCCATCGGTAGCAAGTGGGGGGTTTATACCACGGCGAATAGCTAGACCGGGTGGAGGGAGTCGATCAGACCCGATACGATCGCGGCAGTCCCCTCCAGCGCGATTCCGACGGTTCGAGTGCGGGTCGCGGGTTGGAGTCCGACGACGCCGCTCGGAGCCGGAACTATGGGGGTGGTTTCGGTTCCCGCGGCCTCGTCGACTCGTACTCGGTACTCACGCGTTCGACCGGAGAACAGCGGAGACGATACGACTGCAGTCCGATTTTCGAAGTTCGGTTTTCGGGTTTCGCGCAGTCAGATAGGTGCCGATTAGCGACTCGACAGTCAGTTACTCGGACTCGAGTCCGTCGGACGGAGCGGTCCAAAACTGGAGAAAACGAACGGCGGTCGGCCTCGACCGCGGGTTATTCGACGGTGACGCTCTTCGCCAGGTTGCGGGGCTTGTCGATCGGCCGGTCGAGGAGGTCGGCCGCGTAGTAGGAGACGAGTTGCAACTGGACGTTCGCGAGCAGTCCCGCGAGGTCGGCGTCGGTCTCCGGGATCTCGAGGTGGGCGTCCGCGACGTCGACGGCCCGGTGGTCTTCGGGGCAGACGGCGACCACGGGCGCGCCGCGGGTCTGCGCTTCCTCGGCGTTTTTCAGCGTCTTCTCGTCCTCCTGACCGGTGAAAATCGCGAAGACCGGCGTGTCGGGCGTCACCAGCGCCAGCGGGCCGTGTTTGAGCTCGCCCGAGGCGAAGCCCTCGGCGTGCTCGTAGGTGATCTC
This window of the Haloterrigena gelatinilytica genome carries:
- a CDS encoding SIS domain-containing protein, with product SLEDLLAETDAEAIAERYHNSRSYFFIGRGLGFPVALEGALKFKEITYEHAEGFASGELKHGPLALVTPDTPVFAIFTGQEDEKTLKNAEEAQTRGAPVVAVCPEDHRAVDVADAHLEIPETDADLAGLLANVQLQLVSYYAADLLDRPIDKPRNLAKSVTVE